A stretch of the Clostridium fungisolvens genome encodes the following:
- a CDS encoding ABC transporter permease, with product MAKYILKRILQAIPLLLIISIICFALIQMAPYNAVDAMTTPKMPQETINLIKAKYGFDKPAYVQYFLWLKGMLTGQFGYSIVTHESIANDLGARLPATMILVFPAYLISLVISIVLGLIAGSNKNKLVDKIIDGFCSISIATPTFWFAMILIFIFGYKLSILPILGMNTIGVEGSVSDFLLHYIMPCAVLVIAYTPELVRYVRSSTIGQTSEGYVMVQNAFGASKSEILFKHICKNVLLPIITKIGMALPMLVTGAMITETVFGWPGVGPYFVTAVRGLDYPVVMAILVLSSSMVIIGNLLSDILYSIVDPRIKEME from the coding sequence GTGGCAAAATACATACTAAAAAGAATACTACAAGCTATTCCGCTACTTTTAATTATCAGTATTATTTGTTTCGCATTAATTCAGATGGCACCTTACAATGCAGTGGATGCTATGACAACTCCAAAAATGCCTCAAGAAACGATTAATTTAATAAAAGCAAAATATGGATTTGATAAACCTGCCTATGTGCAGTATTTTTTATGGCTTAAAGGGATGCTTACTGGTCAGTTTGGATATTCAATTGTTACTCATGAAAGCATAGCAAACGACCTCGGTGCAAGACTTCCAGCTACTATGATTTTAGTTTTTCCAGCGTATTTGATTTCTCTTGTTATTTCAATAGTTCTTGGGCTTATAGCTGGTTCTAATAAAAACAAGCTTGTGGATAAGATAATAGATGGATTCTGTTCCATAAGTATAGCAACTCCAACCTTTTGGTTTGCAATGATTTTAATTTTTATATTTGGATACAAGCTTTCCATACTTCCTATATTGGGGATGAATACTATAGGAGTTGAAGGCTCCGTATCTGACTTTTTACTACATTATATAATGCCATGTGCCGTATTAGTTATCGCTTATACTCCTGAGCTTGTTAGATATGTTAGATCTTCAACCATAGGACAAACTTCTGAGGGATATGTAATGGTACAGAATGCTTTTGGTGCAAGCAAAAGTGAGATATTATTTAAGCATATTTGTAAAAATGTTCTTTTACCAATTATCACGAAGATAGGTATGGCACTACCTATGTTAGTTACTGGAGCAATGATAACAGAAACTGTTTTTGGATGGCCAGGAGTAGGTCCGTATTTTGTTACGGCAGTTCGCGGCTTAGATTATCCAGTGGTTATGGCTATTTTGGTGCTATCTTCTTCTATGGTCATAATAGGAAATTTATTGTCAGATATATTATATTCTATTGTTGATCCTAGAATAAAAGAAAT